A genomic segment from Longimicrobium sp. encodes:
- a CDS encoding condensation domain-containing protein: MMNSVATLTELTPAERLELLKMARARKLVGHLSELPPIEPAGRDRRLPLSFAQERLWFIDRLEPGSAAYNIPAAARLAGALDGAALERALGEIVRRHEVLRTVFAEVDGSPVQVVQPFGGFHLPVEDLSGLGDADREAAVGRWVRQEAARPFDLAAGPLFRAALLRLGDEDHVLLLAMHHIVSDGWSMGVLFREFSALYAAYREGRESPLPELAVQYADYAVWQREQVEGETLERQLAYWRVRLAGAPELLELPTDRPRPPVQTYRGATVPVELSAELLERLQALGRSEGATLYMVVLGAFQVLLSKYSGSEDVVVGSPIAGRTRKEVEELIGFFVNTLVLRTDLSGDPSFRETLRRVREATLGAYAHQELSFEKLVAELQPERSLGHTPLFQVMFSL, from the coding sequence ATGATGAACTCCGTCGCGACACTCACCGAACTGACGCCGGCCGAGCGCCTGGAGCTCCTGAAGATGGCGCGGGCCCGGAAGCTGGTGGGGCACCTGTCGGAGCTTCCGCCCATCGAGCCGGCCGGCCGGGACCGCCGGCTGCCGCTGTCGTTCGCGCAGGAGCGGCTCTGGTTCATCGACCGCCTGGAGCCGGGAAGCGCTGCCTACAACATCCCCGCCGCGGCGCGCCTGGCGGGTGCCCTGGACGGGGCGGCACTGGAGCGGGCGCTGGGCGAAATCGTGCGGCGTCACGAGGTGCTGCGGACCGTCTTCGCAGAGGTGGATGGCTCGCCGGTGCAGGTGGTCCAGCCGTTCGGCGGGTTCCACCTGCCGGTGGAGGACCTGTCGGGGCTGGGCGACGCGGATCGCGAGGCGGCGGTCGGCCGGTGGGTCCGGCAGGAGGCGGCGCGGCCGTTCGACCTCGCCGCGGGACCGCTCTTCCGTGCGGCGCTGCTGCGGCTGGGCGACGAAGACCACGTGCTGCTGCTCGCGATGCACCACATCGTGAGCGACGGGTGGAGCATGGGGGTGCTGTTCCGGGAGTTTTCGGCGCTGTACGCGGCGTACCGCGAGGGGCGCGAGTCGCCGCTGCCGGAGCTGGCGGTGCAGTACGCCGACTACGCGGTGTGGCAGCGCGAGCAGGTGGAGGGCGAGACGCTGGAGCGGCAGCTCGCGTACTGGCGGGTGCGGCTGGCGGGCGCGCCGGAGCTGCTGGAGCTGCCGACGGACCGTCCCCGCCCGCCGGTGCAGACGTACCGGGGCGCGACGGTGCCGGTGGAGCTCTCGGCCGAGCTGCTGGAGCGGCTGCAGGCGCTGGGGCGGAGCGAGGGCGCGACATTGTACATGGTGGTGCTGGGCGCCTTCCAGGTGCTGCTGAGCAAGTACAGCGGGAGCGAGGACGTCGTCGTGGGCAGCCCGATCGCGGGGCGCACCCGGAAGGAGGTCGAGGAGCTGATCGGCTTCTTCGTCAACACCCTGGTGCTGCGCACCGACCTCTCGGGAGACCCGAGCTTCCGCGAGACCCTGCGGCGGGTGCGGGAGGCCACGCTGGGCGCGTACGCGCACCAGGAGCTTTCCTTCGAGAAGCTGGTGGCCGAGCTGCAGCCGGAGCGCAGCCTGGGCCACACGCCCCTCTTCCAGGTGATGTTCTCCCTG